Proteins encoded together in one Telopea speciosissima isolate NSW1024214 ecotype Mountain lineage chromosome 4, Tspe_v1, whole genome shotgun sequence window:
- the LOC122659498 gene encoding SOSS complex subunit B homolog, with product MASSSSIALKDMVPAAENNINTRFILLEKRNTSTRTMESQGKQNRACLELVADETTVVHFQLWGEECDAFEVGDSIRLTKGIFSYDRSKQVVLRAGKRGKAEKVGEFTLAFVETPNMSEIRWGPDPNNPKR from the coding sequence ATGGCCTCATCATCTTCGATTGCTCTGAAAGACATGGTCCCTGCAGCGGAGAATAACATAAACACAAGATTTATATTGCTGGAGAAACGCAACACTTCAACAAGAACCATGGAAAGTCAAGGTAAGCAAAACAGAGCATGCTTGGAACTAGTGGCCGATGAGACAACAGTGGTCCACTTCCAGCTGTGGGGAGAAGAGTGTGACGCCTTTGAGGTGGGGGACAGCATCCGCTTGACCAAAGGCATCTTCTCATATGATCGGAGCAAGCAAGTGGTGCTGAGAGCTGGGAAGAGGGGGAAGGCCGAGAAGGTAGGAGAGTTCACTTTGGCATTCGTGGAGACTCCCAACATGAGTGAAATACGTTGGGGTCCTGAccccaataaccccaagcgttga